In Ensifer sp. PDNC004, the sequence AAGGGGAGGAGCGGACCGGGAAGACCGTTACGGGCCGCCAGCGGCACCTCGCAGAGCCGCCCTTCGCCAAGATCTGCCGCGATAAGCCACAGGGGCAGATGACCCCACCCGGCCCCGGCAAGAATGAGCGCGTATTTTGTCGCAAGGTCGCTGACCCTCAACGATTGCTGCGAAAACACCGCGTAGCTCACCGCCTGCGTATCGGCTGCGGGATCGGCAACGACGATCTGCAGATGGTCGGCAAGGTCGACCGTCGTCAGTCCGGCGGATCCATCGCAGCGGGCTGCGAGGGGATGACCGCCGGCGCAGACCGGCACCATGCCGGGAAAGGCGGCGACCGCCTCGCTGGCGATATGTGCGTCCGTTTCCTGCGCAGCCGTCAGGCCAAGGTCGCAGTCGGCGTCAAGCACCAGGCTCAACGCCATGGTCATTGGCGCTGTCACGAGTTCCACCCGCACGCCGGGATGGGCGCGGGTAAAATCGCTGATCACCCGGGCGATATCGGGCAGTGGAAGCAGCGGGTCGAGCGCTACGCGCAGGGCCGACTCCATGCCCTGGTGGAAACCATTCGCCTTGGCCCGCAGCGCGTCGGCCTTGATCAGCAAGGTCCGGGCCTCTGCAAGCAGCGTCGCTCCGGCCTTCGTCAATTCCGGACGATGCTGGGAACAGTCGAACAGCGGCAGGCGCAGTTCTGTTTCGAGGTTGAGGATGGCGCTGCTGAGGCCGGACTGGGCACGCCCGAGCGCGCGCGCCGCCGCCCGGAACGAGCCGTGGTCGACGACCGCCACGAAGACGCGCAACTGGTCGAGTGTCAGGGCATCCAGCATGATCGCCAATCCTGATCAAGGTGAGCGATATTCGAGCAATTACATCGATCATCTAAATCGGGCAATGCTCCACCCACGGGGCAAGGGAGCAGGGAATGAAACGGCCGATCGTCAATCACACCTCCGGCACGCAGGAGGCGCACGACTGTGATTGCATCACCGTCCGCTCCGACACTCCTTCCGTCCCGTGCAACGTCGATGAAGCCTCTATCGCCGGCCGGCCGCCGGACGAGGCTTTCCTGCTGCTAGGGCCTGGCGCGGATCCGGTATTTCGCACCCACGTTTCCGGATCTGTCGCCCAGGCCCTAGCGATCGGAAACCGCACCTTCGGGAGTACGCCGTGATGCCGCGCATGCGACCCATTCCTGCGATCGAGCAAGCCGGCGGCGTGTCGCCTCCCGAT encodes:
- a CDS encoding LysR family transcriptional regulator → MLDALTLDQLRVFVAVVDHGSFRAAARALGRAQSGLSSAILNLETELRLPLFDCSQHRPELTKAGATLLAEARTLLIKADALRAKANGFHQGMESALRVALDPLLPLPDIARVISDFTRAHPGVRVELVTAPMTMALSLVLDADCDLGLTAAQETDAHIASEAVAAFPGMVPVCAGGHPLAARCDGSAGLTTVDLADHLQIVVADPAADTQAVSYAVFSQQSLRVSDLATKYALILAGAGWGHLPLWLIAADLGEGRLCEVPLAARNGLPGPLLPFYTIRRIDRVCGPAMESLCGLMLAHFRGQRQATSALP